In Canis lupus dingo isolate Sandy chromosome 1, ASM325472v2, whole genome shotgun sequence, a single genomic region encodes these proteins:
- the CDH20 gene encoding cadherin-20 isoform X2 produces MWTPGRMSNAKSWLGLGMSLYFWGLMDLTTTVLSGTPTPPGKLEALLPDKPQSHLRIKRSWVWNQFFVLEEYTGTDPLYVGKLHSDMDRGDGSIKYILSGEGAGVVFTIDDTTGDIHAIQRLDREERAQYTLRAQALDRRTGRPMEPESEFIIKIQDINDNEPKFLDGPYVATVPEMSPVGTSVIQVTATDADDPTYGNSARVVYSILQGQPYFSVDSKTGVIRTALMNMDREAKEYYEVIIQAKDMGGQLGGLAGTTTVNITLSDVNDNPPRFPQKHYQMSVLESAPVSSTVGRVFAKDLDEGINAEMKYTIVDGDGADAFDINTDPNFQVGIITVKKPLSFESKKSYTLKVEGANPHLEMRFLNLGPFQDTTTVHISVEDVDEPPIFEPGFYFVEVPEDVAIGTTIQIISAKDPDVTNNSIRYSIDRSSDPGRFFYVDITTGALMTARPLDREEFSWHNITVLAMEMNNPSQVGSVSVTIKVLDVNDNAPEFPRFYEAFVCENAKAGQLIQTVSAVDQDDPHNGQHFHYSLAPEAANNPNFTVRDNQDNTARILTRRSGFGQQEQSVFYLPILIADSGQPVLSSTGTLTIQVCSCDDDGQVLSCSPEAYMLPVSLSRGALIAILACIFVLLVLRSLDQSCSGFWSLSALTKNSFLQFPECPYDGIGSP; encoded by the exons ATGTGGACTCCTGGTAGAATGAGCAATGCAAAGAGCTGGCTGGGACTTGGCATGTCCTTGTACTTCTGGGGACTGATGGACCTTACGACCACTGTTCTCTCGGGCACACCAACACCACCAGGCAAATTAGAAGCGCTCCTGCCAGACAAGCCACAGTCACACTTGCGGATAAAGAGGAGCTGGGTTTGGAACCAGTTTTTTGTTCTGGAAGAGTACACTGGAACTGACCCTTTGTATGTCGGCAAG cttcaTTCAGACATGGACAGGGGAGATGGATCCATCAAATACATCCTCTCAGGAGAAGGTGCAGGTGTCGTGTTTACCATCGACGACACCACTGGAGACATCCATGCCATTCAGAGGCTTGATCGAGAGGAAAGGGCACAGTACACTTTAAGGGCTCAAGCCCTAGACAGGCGGACAGGCAGACCGATGGAGCCGGAGTCAGAGTTCATCATCAAAATCCAAGACATCAATGACAATGAGCCCAAGTTCCTGGATGGACCTTATGTTGCCACTGTGCCAGAAATGTCACCAGTGG GGACCTCAGTTATCCAGGTGACAGCCACAGATGCTGATGATCCAACCTACGGCAACAGCGCCCGGGTAGTGTACAGCATTCTCCAGGGCCAGCCGTATTTCTCTGTGGACTCCAAAACAG GTGTCATTAGGACAGCACTCATGAACATGGACAGAGAAGCCAAAGAATACTATGAAGTGATTATCCAAGCTAAGGACATGGGAGGGCAGCTTGGAGGATTAGCTGGGACCACCACAGTCAACATCACCCTCTCGGATGTCAATGACAACCCACCCCGCTTTCCCCAGA AACATTATCAGATGAGTGTGCTGGAATCGGCGCCAGTTAGCTCCACCGTGGGTAGAGTGTTTGCCAAGGACTTGGATGAAGGAATCAACGCAGAGATGAAATATACCATTGTGGATGGAGATGGTGCAGATGCCTTTGACATTAACACAGATCCCAATTTCCAAGTTGGCATCATAACTGTGAAGAAG CCCCTGAGCTTTGAAAGCAAGAAAAGTTACACCTTAAAAGTGGAAGGAGCCAATCCTCACCTAGAGATGCGTTTCCTGAACCTAGGACCATTTCAGGACACAACAACAGTGCACATCAGCGTGGAAGATGTGGATGAGCCCCCCATCTTTGAACCAGGCTTTTATTTTGTGGAGGTTCCGGAGGATGTAGCGATTGGAACAACCATACAGATCATTTCTGCCAAGGACCCAGATGTGACCAACAACTCAATCAG ATATTCCATAGACAGAAGCAGTGACCCTGGAAGATTCTTCTATGTGGACATTACAACAGGTGCCCTGATGACTGCAAGACCCCTTGATCGGGAGGAGTTTTCTTGGCATAATATCACTGTCCTTGCTATGGAAATGA ACAATCCTTCCCAGGTTGGAAGTGTTTCCGTCACAATCAAAGTCTTAGATGTGAATGACAATGCTCCAGAATTCCCCAGATTCTATGAAGCTTTTGTGTGTGAAAATGCCAAAGCCGGGCAG CTGATCCAGACAGTGAGTGCAGTGGACCAAGATGACCCACACAACGGTCAGCACTTCCACTACAGCTTGGCTCCTGAGGCTGCTAACAACCCCAACTTCACTGTTAGGGACAACCAAG ATAACACCGCCCGGATTCTCACCAGGAGGTCTGGCTTCGGGCAGCAGGAGCAGAGCGTCTTTTACCTGCCCATCCTGATAGCAGACAGCGGGCAGCCTGTGCTGAGTAGCACAGGCACGCTGACCATCCAGGTGTGCAGCTGTGACGACGATGGCCAAGTCCTGTCCTGCAGTCCTGAGGCCTATATGCTCCCCGTCAGTTTGAGCAGGGGTGCCCTCATCGCCATCCTGGCCTGCATCTTTGTCCTCTTAG TCCTCAGATCCCTGGATCAGAGTTGTTCCGGTTTCTGGTCCCTATCTGCATTGACAAAGAACTCCTTCCTGCAATTCCCTGAGTGTCCATACGATGGCATTGGGAGTCCTTGA
- the CDH20 gene encoding cadherin-20 isoform X3, producing MWTPGRMSNAKSWLGLGMSLYFWGLMDLTTTVLSGTPTPPGKLEALLPDKPQSHLRIKRSWVWNQFFVLEEYTGTDPLYVGKLHSDMDRGDGSIKYILSGEGAGVVFTIDDTTGDIHAIQRLDREERAQYTLRAQALDRRTGRPMEPESEFIIKIQDINDNEPKFLDGPYVATVPEMSPVGTSVIQVTATDADDPTYGNSARVVYSILQGQPYFSVDSKTGVIRTALMNMDREAKEYYEVIIQAKDMGGQLGGLAGTTTVNITLSDVNDNPPRFPQKHYQMSVLESAPVSSTVGRVFAKDLDEGINAEMKYTIVDGDGADAFDINTDPNFQVGIITVKKPLSFESKKSYTLKVEGANPHLEMRFLNLGPFQDTTTVHISVEDVDEPPIFEPGFYFVEVPEDVAIGTTIQIISAKDPDVTNNSIRYSIDRSSDPGRFFYVDITTGALMTARPLDREEFSWHNITVLAMEMNNPSQVGSVSVTIKVLDVNDNAPEFPRFYEAFVCENAKAGQLIQTVSAVDQDDPHNGQHFHYSLAPEAANNPNFTVRDNQDNTARILTRRSGFGQQEQSVFYLPILIADSGQPVLSSTGTLTIQVCSCDDDGQVLSCSPEAYMLPVSLSRGALIAILACIFVLLVHIFKTKGIKQHSTQKWTDTKAI from the exons ATGTGGACTCCTGGTAGAATGAGCAATGCAAAGAGCTGGCTGGGACTTGGCATGTCCTTGTACTTCTGGGGACTGATGGACCTTACGACCACTGTTCTCTCGGGCACACCAACACCACCAGGCAAATTAGAAGCGCTCCTGCCAGACAAGCCACAGTCACACTTGCGGATAAAGAGGAGCTGGGTTTGGAACCAGTTTTTTGTTCTGGAAGAGTACACTGGAACTGACCCTTTGTATGTCGGCAAG cttcaTTCAGACATGGACAGGGGAGATGGATCCATCAAATACATCCTCTCAGGAGAAGGTGCAGGTGTCGTGTTTACCATCGACGACACCACTGGAGACATCCATGCCATTCAGAGGCTTGATCGAGAGGAAAGGGCACAGTACACTTTAAGGGCTCAAGCCCTAGACAGGCGGACAGGCAGACCGATGGAGCCGGAGTCAGAGTTCATCATCAAAATCCAAGACATCAATGACAATGAGCCCAAGTTCCTGGATGGACCTTATGTTGCCACTGTGCCAGAAATGTCACCAGTGG GGACCTCAGTTATCCAGGTGACAGCCACAGATGCTGATGATCCAACCTACGGCAACAGCGCCCGGGTAGTGTACAGCATTCTCCAGGGCCAGCCGTATTTCTCTGTGGACTCCAAAACAG GTGTCATTAGGACAGCACTCATGAACATGGACAGAGAAGCCAAAGAATACTATGAAGTGATTATCCAAGCTAAGGACATGGGAGGGCAGCTTGGAGGATTAGCTGGGACCACCACAGTCAACATCACCCTCTCGGATGTCAATGACAACCCACCCCGCTTTCCCCAGA AACATTATCAGATGAGTGTGCTGGAATCGGCGCCAGTTAGCTCCACCGTGGGTAGAGTGTTTGCCAAGGACTTGGATGAAGGAATCAACGCAGAGATGAAATATACCATTGTGGATGGAGATGGTGCAGATGCCTTTGACATTAACACAGATCCCAATTTCCAAGTTGGCATCATAACTGTGAAGAAG CCCCTGAGCTTTGAAAGCAAGAAAAGTTACACCTTAAAAGTGGAAGGAGCCAATCCTCACCTAGAGATGCGTTTCCTGAACCTAGGACCATTTCAGGACACAACAACAGTGCACATCAGCGTGGAAGATGTGGATGAGCCCCCCATCTTTGAACCAGGCTTTTATTTTGTGGAGGTTCCGGAGGATGTAGCGATTGGAACAACCATACAGATCATTTCTGCCAAGGACCCAGATGTGACCAACAACTCAATCAG ATATTCCATAGACAGAAGCAGTGACCCTGGAAGATTCTTCTATGTGGACATTACAACAGGTGCCCTGATGACTGCAAGACCCCTTGATCGGGAGGAGTTTTCTTGGCATAATATCACTGTCCTTGCTATGGAAATGA ACAATCCTTCCCAGGTTGGAAGTGTTTCCGTCACAATCAAAGTCTTAGATGTGAATGACAATGCTCCAGAATTCCCCAGATTCTATGAAGCTTTTGTGTGTGAAAATGCCAAAGCCGGGCAG CTGATCCAGACAGTGAGTGCAGTGGACCAAGATGACCCACACAACGGTCAGCACTTCCACTACAGCTTGGCTCCTGAGGCTGCTAACAACCCCAACTTCACTGTTAGGGACAACCAAG ATAACACCGCCCGGATTCTCACCAGGAGGTCTGGCTTCGGGCAGCAGGAGCAGAGCGTCTTTTACCTGCCCATCCTGATAGCAGACAGCGGGCAGCCTGTGCTGAGTAGCACAGGCACGCTGACCATCCAGGTGTGCAGCTGTGACGACGATGGCCAAGTCCTGTCCTGCAGTCCTGAGGCCTATATGCTCCCCGTCAGTTTGAGCAGGGGTGCCCTCATCGCCATCCTGGCCTGCATCTTTGTCCTCTTAG